The Polyodon spathula isolate WHYD16114869_AA chromosome 21, ASM1765450v1, whole genome shotgun sequence genome contains the following window.
GCATACTCCAGAATGTCAGTAAATCTACCctcttaaaaatataacaacaacaactccaGGGAGGTATGACaatgtttatataatttaaaattagactacagtttcttttataaaaaaaaaactatttttacagCTATGGCTTTCATTGTAtgatcagttttgttttaaaatgaaaactgcacTTAGTGAGCACGTATAGGTCACAGTTCTACATAtagcaacagcaacaaaaatcAGCCCCAATATAATATATCCATCCAATGCAATTGcatgttacaaataaaatacattcataaaacaGAGTGCAAAATAAAGATctggctaaaaacaaaacacaccaaatTGCTATTACATCTTTGAGGAAGCTACAGAAACAACCTGtctacaaatacagtatttctaaaGAGTGCTTGCACATTATAAGTACTGTAATGGGGGAGGTGAATACACTGATAGACAGCTGCCCTACTATCCCAAAATCGCTGCTCGGATGTGGTGTGCAGAAGGCTACGCCAGTGAGGAATGTTTCAATGGCGTAAACTTGCAAATGACTGTAGCGTGAAGTATAAGTGGGAGCCCCCATCCCACATATATTTTCCACTGCGAGTGATCCGAAAGGTCTTCTGTCCAAGATGTCAAGGCCTCTAGATAGACAGAGCTGGATGAGAAGATATGAGGGAGCTCAAGATGACTTGCTGTCCAGGGTGTAATAACGGTACATCACGCCcataacaacaacagcaagagCTGGGATGAGCCAGTTAGTCCACATActgaaggaaagaaaaaaaatttaaaagctgTGTGAATGACTATTGCCTTtgagtataaaacaaaacaaaaacacacacaaaaaaccaaaacacttatGCATTAGTATATAGGCTGATCTATCACAGAACTCTTCCTTAAATCCAATACAAATGCTGCGGTTACCTGGATTGGCTTGAGGATGTTGTGATTAAGACACCCTACAAAGAGAATAAAGGGGGGTAAATGAGACACAGACAAAACGTGCATTTTTAACATCAGAGCACAATGCAAATTGACTTTTGCTTCTTGATGCAAGGGAAAGAGATATGCAAATATTATACTGTGTATTGTCACTGGGTGTCTCCATATGCAGGACAAGAACCAATAAGAAATGTACTtgtatcagtttattttttattcagaagaCCAGTTTAGCCTCTTCTggctcagtgtgtgggatacataaataaaacaattaaaacacaagatGGGCCTTACCTTTGAGCTATCCTTCTTCCGATCATCCtacaagaaacaaataaatcaattgtcatactttttatgttatttaatacAACTGTAAATACATATGTGACCATTTTAATGTTatcaataaaaattaaatgaGGACCACAAGTACGCTGTGGAAGATTGCACTTCTTGTCTAATACTATCAGGGTACAcacaagcaacaaaaatatgcaGACTCAAGACTGTACCGGATGCAATTCTCCAATGAAATATTGTTTTAGCATCTCTCTGGCGTCGGTGGAGTGGCCAACATCTTCAAAGTTTTCCGTGGCATCTGCCGCGGCCTGTTCCAGCAATACCTCCTCCCCTCCCGGGTGCTACAGGGGCACAGACAGCAGACAGACATACTTAACCGAGGAAATAGGGTTTAAATCGCTTTACTAACACTTTGTTATGCCTGCCTGACGGAACTCAAACCCATAATCACATAACTGATACTAACCCGTGTATTAATGTATCACACTATCCTAGGTGTTATAAAACATGTTACGCTGACTGACTTATGTACCAGTTGCCTCCTCCAATGTCCTTTGCACGCTATGCTACGCCCTTCAGACTGCACGTTCACACAGCAAGTTATTGACCCCAGGCTTACTACAGACTGTTTAGTCATGAATGCTGATGTGTTAACATAAATGCGTGGCACTCCACCACGATTACGTGCACGCACATACTTCCATCGGCTATGCATGGTTTGCAATAGCTGTTTTCTTCTGCCATACATAGTTACCTGAGCAACAGTGTTGTCTGGTACCGGGCGTCGGTGTGGAGTTTATCTTGTTTTTACCCAGGCACGGTTCTTCAATAAACAGCCCCCTTCATTATTCAAACAGTTTTCAGTATAATGTTACGGGCTTATAATTGATGCAGGCACCGAGACTGTGGGACTATCTTTAAAATCTATCAACTAGTACATAACCCCAATcaaaacctcaaaaaaaaaaccctgagcaGAGTGCAGTAATGAATGAGGGTTGTAGCCGGTCTTCCTTATTCAACTGCCCCAACATAACCGACTAAAGACCCGGCATTTTAGGACTTCTTTCCTACACCCCGAGCTAAGAAACAAGACATAAATCGGGTTTACCTCCTCCAGAAACCTGGTGACATCGTATACTTTTTCGTGGATTATGATCCAGACATCTTTGCTCGAGTTGTGCCGTGTTATTTCCTCTAGTGTGTAGTATTTAACCGGAGACTCCGAGTTTATCACCTCAGTGTTGTTTTcttctttcattgtttttttcaacGCGAAGTTctatgcacaaataataaaatatgataaatatatttttatatatataaaacacggtTTAACTCCAACATCCGTAACACACACCAGCacgtttctttgatttacacactCGTCTTATCATTCGATCCTCTGATTTATCGTCAAATAAACCTCCTGAATTTTAGCCAATCACAATACAGTTGGTGTGGACGCCAGCCAATAGAAACCTTAATATTCATTAACAATGTACGCGTTCTGCAGTCAGGCAACATGATTGACCAATTAAAACAGTGTACACGACGGCAACCCACATTCAGCGACGAAGataggtgagagagagagagagatttgaaaTCATTAATTACAATGTCTATGGATGGCATAAATTACATAGTCATGTTCACTTCAGTATATGGACAGACTCTTGTTCTTGCCCAAATTGCTAATAGCATTTTTAGCTTAGATTTAGATTAGCTGGACCTCTACTGATGGTGCCAAATTATAAGAACAGTCCCATATGCCAGGtggaaacacaacaaaaaaaaaagcacaacatacACCCGCAACATTCCATGCCCCAGACCCTTACTATGCCTTGCTGAATAGGAAAAAgcagtattgttaaattgtaGAATTACCATAGAATTCCCCTTGTTTGTATGCTATTTCACTTAGGATTCatttatttaagcattttattttactgtgctttacatgTGATTTATGCCTCTAATATGCTTTAGTGGAGTACACTTTCCTGAGGGGTCACCTGAATTAAAGCGCTTGCAGATAGAGAAGAGGaaaaacattcaaacagcagCATTCGTATGGGGTACGATTTTCAGAACAGGTTGAAAGGTAGCTAAAGCTATATGTGATGattttgcaaagacatttttgtACCAAATCTGTCATTAGAATTGTGCAGTTTCCTGTGGTTGTCACAGTGTGTTGTATTCAGAAGGTGGCAATAGACGACAAACCTGCGTTGCAGGTATTTAAATATGGTTGTTCTGCAGGGATTATTGTGTTTACGCATTTTAGTTCCCTCGTATAAACAACATTGTATCTTGAATGCTGACTCTTGTTATTGCAGCTGACGGCCACCAGAGTGCACAATTGTACAACATGTATTATCGCTGTCATGTTGAAATATACTGACACCATTAGTTTTGACTGTTTTCCACAATGGCATTCCTTAGTCTAATTGCTAGCTTTCAATCCCAGTAGCCCTCCCCAGTCGTTGTACTATTGTTGAACTGTCCTGCCTAACACTAATGACTCTGATGGACAGGATTCCTACCCAATCAATACTTGCATTGTTCACACTTAACCCACATGCTCAGCATAGTGACAGCAGAGCAACTAAATAACATGGGACTCATTTAGCAAAGGAACCCTGCAAATTATTGACATGACAGTGTGTCCCCAGGCTGGTGTACTCCTGGTCCTTCAGTGAAAACTAGCTGCAGCCACACTGCCCATACGTAGACACTACATATTAAGAATTCTACACATGCCAGATTTTGGTTTTGCCTTTATAACCATACAGCCATAGAAGAAGAATCTGAAGCAAACCcattatgttttctgtttatcctattaaagcagaaaaaaaattgaCCAGAGGTCAAGATCTTTCGaaaat
Protein-coding sequences here:
- the LOC121295997 gene encoding cytochrome b5-like, producing the protein MKEENNTEVINSESPVKYYTLEEITRHNSSKDVWIIIHEKVYDVTRFLEEHPGGEEVLLEQAAADATENFEDVGHSTDAREMLKQYFIGELHPDDRKKDSSKGVLITTSSSQSSMWTNWLIPALAVVVMGVMYRYYTLDSKSS